The window gggcgcaacgggtcatctagcatGAACAAAGGGCAAGCATATGCTTTCGCCTTCAAATGCACTTCCAAGGGACTGCACCTGATCGTCTACTCAATATAAGCAAGTTGCAAAAGCCCCTTGTTATATAATTTAGCATTACTATAGATGCCAACCAAGACTTCTACATTTATCATCTTTTTGGATCTTATGTAATCCCCTAAGGCCATCATGTGCATTTGATTGTCGGTTATTTGCTGCTTAGACTACTGTGTGGTATGCTTTTGAAACAACCATGATGAAAGAAATATATGCTTTCGCCTTCAAGCGCATGTCCAAAGGCCTCTACATGATTGTCTATCCAATCTAAGCAGATCACAAGAGTTCTTTGCTACATAACTTAGTGCATCATTTTGAATCTTATGTAAAACAAACTATGACAATCATGTGCGTATGCCTGTCGCTTGCTTGCTGCATACAGTGTGTCTGTCGCTTGCTTGCTGCATACAGTATCATGAGCTGTGCTTTTGGAGCAGCAATATGTTAATGCACACTCTTTTAATATTTGGCTTGCACTCGGCCTTTGCTCAGGCACAGATGAACAAAGGGCAAGCATATGCTTTTGGTTTCAAATGCACTCCCAAGGGACTGTGCCTGATCGTCTACTCAATATAAGCAAGTTGCAAGAGCTCCTTGTTATATAACTTAATATTAGACCAAGACTTCTGTGTTTATCATACTTTTGGATCTTATGTAATCCCCTAAGACCATCATGTGCATTTAACTATCGGTAATTTACTGCTTAGACTGCTGTGTAGTATGCTTTTGAGGCAGCCACGATAAAAGAGATATATGCGCACTCTTTCACTACTTGGCTTACactcggcctttgcgccattggcgcaacgggtcatctagttgaAAGAAAGAATGGATGCTTGTATTGATAATTTGTTCAGGCTTATATACTGTCTGAACAGTCGTTTACAATGTTTCCGTCCTATGGAAGAGGTAAACTACCATACATTGTGTTTGGATAAAGCAGGTCTTCCAACTGCTGGTAGTTTAGCTTAAAGATAACGCTAACTGTCTATTAGCCTAATACTAATGCTAACTACCCGTGACAGTTTTCACCAACATATAGCCAACACCACCTCACCCCCTTTCTATCTCGTTCGGATTCGTCGCTATCTTGAGCACCAGAGAGGAAGCTGCCATCGTCGATGGAGTGGTAGGGAGGGGAGATTCTACAACAACTCTCATCGCTTGCTCGGGGATTGgctaagagctactccctccgtcccataatgtaagacgtttttgacactgcgctagtgtcaaaaaatgtcttacattatgggacagagggagtacatcatgCGTGAGAGTTCCCTGAGAAAGCACATCTTGGGGGGATTAGGGGTGTTGATTTGAGATGAGGAAATTTGAAGCCTCGCTGGACTACATATATCTGTTGCCAACATCCACGCGTGAGATTTTCCATGAGAAAGCACATATTGGGGGGATTAGAAAAAAATGTTTATAAtataaaaactatataaaaaataaaatatgacaaatgaaaaaaatcaggaagaaagaaaaaagaaggaaaacCAAAGCCAAAAAACGACACAGGGAAAAAAACGGAAAAAACCCAGCAGCAGCCAACGACCGAGAACAACACAGCGAACCCAGGTGTACATAccctcaaaaacaaaaaaaagaacccACGTATACATGGCCAGCCCACCTTCCTCCGCTGCGAGCGTGGCCTCAGGTTAGACGCGACCGCTTGACGCCCGCCAATGCCCCAACGTTAACGACCCCAGCCGCAACCACGATTCCGCCGCCGCTGCCGAACTCTTCACTTCGGGCACCGCTGCTGCTGCGAGGCGACACTGAGGATTTTGAGGTTGCTTCACACGATGTTGCGACGGCGCGGCAGATGCCGCAAACGTGGTGCCGTGCCATCGATGAGTGCGAGAGGGAGGCACGGCCGCACGGGTAGTGATGCTCGCTGCGTGTGTGAGCATCCCAAGGTTGATAGAGATTAGAGGGTCACGCGGCTACTGATTATTTCATATCTACTGCCGGCTGGCGCCTAGCGCCGGCCAACGCGGCCGAACACCGAACGTCCGCGTTCTCCCACCTGCTCCCTTGTTTCTGCCAAGTCTCTTTCTCCTACCGAATTCCCACCATAGGTTGCGTCATAGCAGAGAGGAAAAGAAAGCAGACACAAATTCGCAGCGCTGCGCGGCTCCGGCTCCCTCTAAACGTAGCCCTCCCTCCCCGGAGTCGCCGGCGCCGCTCCCTCCCGCCGCCGCGCCAGGGGATGATGCTGCCCGGGCATGCCTTGTGCCGCGCTGAACAAGGTAAGCCAGACTCCCCCTATCTGAGCTCACCCCAAGGTTGCATTGGAAGTTGGAACACCGGGACCCGTGCTTGATGTCTTGTTTGCTTTGcttcgttagagcatctccaacagccacgCTAAATTAGCCGCGCTTTGAAAAAAAAACTACTATATTGCACACGGACGACCGAAACTGGCGCTCCAGCAGAAGGACCTGTTGGAAAGTCCGACTTTGCTTAGCGTTTCTGTGGGGGTGTGAGGTGACGGCCAATTCAGTGTTCGCCGTGGTGGCTGTTCTAGGATCTTCGTTGCCCCGCTTGTTCACTGGCCAAATCGTTTGGAGCTCGGTCGGGAGTCGTGGGAATGGTGGATTCAGGGGCTCGGTTAGGCTTGGTGAGTAGCTCCTGCGCTGCCCTTGCTTTGCAGTGTAGCGGGAGCCTAATCAGGGAATGCTTCAAGAGCTCAGAATTGTCTAATGCCATGAACCCGTTTCTTTAATGGAACATTTGCACTATATTTTGTTTCCCGTTCTTATTAAATAGCGCTGCTTCCGTACTCCCTCCGTTTAaaatacttgtcgtggttttagttagcTCAAAAGATCAGTTGCTCATTGGTGGAACATTTCACCGTATTTTTTTAACCGTTCTTATTGAATAGCGCTGCATCAGTAGGTAGATCCATTGCTAGAGAGAACTAGTTAATTATTGGCTTAAGAAGGAATGCTTTGGAGGCAATCGAGACGATAAGTATTCTGAGTGTCCTTAATTCACCATCGCTTTGAGATAAACATAAGTGTGTCTCTTCTGTACTTATTTAATATAAAAGAGGTTTGTACTCTAGCCTCATTTCACATCAATTCAGTTAACTTGCATTAGTGGTAGATGGGTATATGATCTTGAAAACATTTCGACCTGACCAGTTTGAAAGGCAATTTCTCTGCACTGGCTATGTATTATTTATAAGGGCCACGCCGATGGGCTGTTCACACTAATTTTGTAGATATGTGAGTTCATATTAATTAGTTGCACTTCTCAGCATGCCGCTATCTTAATTAAGATGATGCTGATTTGTTGGTTGTACTGTTTCTTGTCAGGACTGTTTGAAGATGCTCCAAGGAAACTTTTATTTAATTTCTTGGTTGTTATATTCGCTCTGGAGTTTGTCAACGAAACCGATTTGATTGCCAAAACATCGGCTCTAATGGCTCCTGACACTCACACTCCTATAATGTCTCCTTCACAACAATGGAGTTCGGTTCAGCCCATGGTATCCCAAACCAAAGTTGTCACAACAAGTATTGCAATGAGTCAGCATAGACAAAAGAAGCCATATTTATCACCATCAGCTCTATCATCTGTGCACTCTCCTTTCTCTGTGCCGAGCAATAGCTCCATCTCTGGTGCCTCTGACCTCGCCTTTGATTCCTTGGACCTGTCTGATCCTTCGGTGCAGCGTAACAGGCGCTCAGCAGAAGATATTCCTCATCACATGGATGCTGCTCTCCCTGATGCAGCTCCAAATACTAGTGCAGTATCTCCACAAGATGGTAacttttccagttttcctagatcctGAAATAATTTAATTCCAAATGATTTCATCATGTCAAACATGACTACAAATTACATGAAAGGTGATACTTGTGTATTTGGGAAAATAGCACCATAGGACTGATCGTAATACCAATTGTCTTACCTAGCTGTAAATTATATAAGCTTGTTAGCCTTTGCAAATTCAAGCATTATGTTTTGATCCATCAATTTGGAATGGTGGCCGGTGAAATGATGTTTAGGGTTCGTAGCAGTTTCATAATAAATGAACGGTGATGGATAACATTGACTTCAATCATAGATACTTTTGTTTTTTTAGTACATCCTGATATTTGCTCTACATACGCTGCCGAACGGTCAATTATGTTATAATTTACTCTCTGTTTTACCAGGCTGTTGTGCTCCGAACATGGTACAGAGACGAGGTAGCCAGAACTGCCAATGTGTTTACCCAATAAGAGTTGAGCTCTTTCTTCACAATGTTTCCTTGAATTCAAACTGGagcactgaatttcttgaggagctTGCATCACAGCTCAACTTGCGGGTTACTCAGTTTGAGATTGTAAATTTCTATGTTGTTGGAACCTCTGGGCTAAATATGACAATTGACATAGGTCCACACACTGGAAATAGCTTCTCATCCGACCAAGCTACTGCGATGAATTATTCTCTTAGCATGCATACAGTTCGGATCAATCCAGTACTGGTTGGGGACTACAGTCTTGTTAATCTAATGTGGTTCAGGCCAGTGGCTCCAGCTCCTGGTAATCCTTTGTCACATTGTTTTTCTTCCATGACGTTCTTTTAGTGTCTAAGGTAGAGAAACTGGAATTCCAATTCATTTATTTCTTTTTTAGTTATGTCCAATTGTCGATGGCTTGAACCATGAACAACCAACTTGTCCATTCTATCTGTCAAATGCAACTCAAACAATCTTCAATTACACATCCTACTACTCATCCGATTTGAAGATCTTCTCTCTATTATAATTTGAAATCATTTGGTTGTTTTGGCCTTCCCGTTTGTGTAATTTTCATCTCGTACCTTCTGTTCCGTTTTCATGCCTTGGAGCGCCCGCCACTTGCTGTCACTTTGCATCTTCCTGACCTGGCGCGTTGTATAATTTCTCACTAATTAACCAGATGCGCAAGTGCAAAACCTGAACATTTCTCCTCTTTTTAGGGTAAGCCTGAACATTTCTGATCGCTGTAAATCAAGCCTATCAGATCTAACTATGAATCTTTAGTTTTTTTAGGTATGGCATGCCTTTAACTTGAATATAGTTGTTCAGGTTAGTAGTTAAACTGAAGCCCATCTTGAACCAGTAACCTCGGCTCGGACTACACCGTCTGAACTTAGTTGGTGCTGCAAACTTGAACCAATTTATTTCTGGCGAACACCCACATAGATAGATTTAACTGATTTTTGTACGGGACTGCTGAACAGAACCACCTTATGGCTGATAATATCATCTATTTACCATATTAACTGCAAACAAATCCATCTGTGGCTGATAATGTCATCTGTTTAGCACCGAGACGTATTCAGAAGTGCATCATCAACATCTTATCCTGTGAACACTAGTTAAGCTGTGTTCGTAACAGTTAGAGAGGTAGGTTTAGGGTTTTGCATGAGTGATACATCCACCTCACGTCTCACTATATATAGATGATCAGGTTACATACGTGTACACGTATAAATACAATATATGCAAACTAGACCCTATTTTACATGCCCCCTCAATCTGAACTACATACAAGATTCAGATTGGTCCTGAAGCGGTCTAGCATCTGACGGGTAGCGGGTTTAGTAAATACATCCGCTAGCTGATCATCTGTTGAGATAAACCTGACCTCCAATGCACCTACTGCTACTCGTTCCCTCACAAAGTGAAAGtcaatctcaatgtgtttggtccgagcatgaaacactggGTTTGCCGTCAGGTAAGTTGCCCCTAAATTGTCGCACCATAATATAGGTGTGCGCTGCTGTGTAACTCCAAGTTCTGTGAGAACCGAGTCTAACTAAATAGCTTCAGCCGCGCCATTTGCCAATGCCTTATACTCTGCCTCGGTGCTAGATTTTAAGACTGTAGGCTACTTCTTTGAACTCCAAGATATAAGATTGGGTCCAATAAACAAAGAAAATCCACCTGTGGAACGCCTGTCATCAACACAACCTGCCCAGTCCGCATCGGAGAATATGCTGACTCCAGTAAAAAGGGACTTACGAATGCATAGTCCTATGTCTAGCGTACCTTTGACATACCTCGGGATACGCTTAACAGCTTTCCAATGAATCTTCGTAGGCTGGGACAGAAATTGACACACTTTGTTCACAACAAAGCAGATATCTGGACGGGTGAGTGTCAAATACTGGAGTGCTCCAACTACACTACGATACCTGAAAGAGTCATCAGTACTCAGCAATGCACCACTGTGGCGTGAGAGGCTCTCGGATGTAGCTAGTGGAGTGAAACAGGACTTGCAGTTCTCCATGTTGACGCGATAAAGCAGATCAAGTGCATACTTCTTCTGCGTCAATGTCAATGCCCCCTGAATGAAAGGACGCTTCCAATCCAAGGAAGTACTCCAGccgacccaagtccttgatgggaAAACTCGCAGACAAGGACCGCAAAAGGCGATCAACCACAGCAGGTGTAGAACCAGCAatcacaatatcatcaatatacacTAGCATGTATATCTGaatagcaccatgggagaagatgaATAAGGAAGCATCGGCCTTCGAGGCAACAAAACCAAGCTGTGAGAGACGCTTACTCAGCCGAGCATACCAGGCACGCGACGACTTTTTGAGCCCGTAGATGGACCACTGGAGTTTGCATGCTCTGATACCATgtcgaagtgcatgctctagccaatgcaacaaaaagaccgatctgatggaagagacaaggcaacacattatacgtcaacactcccacTCATGTGTGGCTCCCTCAGGtctaaacgtggaccgaaagtgggatgcaatataattgcgtcagcctggtcttgaactcaagacctcttggccccGATACCATGTAGAGAGGTAGGTTTAGGGTTTTGCGTGGGTGATACATCCACCTCACGTCTCACTATATATAGATGATCAGGTTACATACATGTATATGTATAAATACAATATATGTAAACTAGACCTTATTTTACAGTAACCTGACAGTATTCGCTTACCCATTGGCATTGACTATTCTGACCTGAAATTACCCAGACACGTGATTAATCACACCATTCTGATCTCAAAACAAAATTCGTCGCCACTAATCCTAAAACTGATAAGAGCATTCGCTACTGGTCAgtataagataacttcaagtgaTAACTTTTCTTGAGAAAATAAGAACTGGCCCTTATTTTCGTGTGTATAAACCTATCTCTGTCAGAGGTTATGCATAGAAAACAGTGGTCGTTCTTATTCTAGAGAGAACAATAGTGGTTGTTCCTGCAACAGAAATTACTATTGTCCTAGACTAGTAGATGGATAGCAAGTTACTTCTGTTTGAATGTGTACGATAAACTAAAGGAATATTGACCTTGTGGCGCAGACGTTATATTTATGAATAAATGCATCTTCCATATACTCATGAGCATTTTTGTTCAAATTTCTGCAGGGCATGGATACTCAAAGACTGAATTTTCCACAGGGCATGGATACTCAAAGACAAGAATAAAAATATGTAAGATCTCTCAACCACATGATAGTCCCATTTTTGTCCGTCCTTTAACAAGCTGTGCTTCAATTGTAAATGTATTTAGTTGTTGTGTTCAGTTTATTTGAAAAGTGGAACGTGTTCTTGACACGCAGATTAAGTCTAGAGTTTATGACGCAGATATAAATTTATCTAGCCTTTTAGAATAGACAATATAAACCACTTGGAATGAGTGGGAAGCTATATCAAAAACAAAGAATAGACAATACAAGTAGGTTTGCCAAAAGGGGTCTTCAACTCGAGATGCATTTCTCTCTATTATTGACGCCCTTCGGCGTCAAGTAATTCTGGACGAAGGTAGTACGTGATACTAGAATATTTCCACACATTTTGCAAGATACAATCACTATAACTAGAAGATTGTATAAGTTGCTTCCCCTTTTGATGCCTTTTCCCCTCCTAAATTTCGACGCAGATGCAATAGCAGGCAGCTCGAGCATATTTATGCTTCTTTTTGCATTGTGGTTGGGCTACACGAAGTGCAGATCCAAAAGGAAATCAAAGGAGAGAGCAAAGATTGAGTCCTTCCTACAAAAAAATGGAACTATCCATCCAAAAAGATACACTTATGTGCAAGTGAAAAGAATGACGAGATCTTTTGCTGAAAAGCTAGGTCAAGGTGGATTTGGTGCTGTTTACAGAGGCGACCTCTCTGATGGTCGTCGGATAGCAGTCAAAATGCTAAAGGACTACAAGACCGATGGGGACGATTTCATCAATGAGGTAGCTAGCATTAGTAGAACTTCTCACGTTAACGTTGTTACTCTCTTGGGATTTTGTTTGGAAGGATCCAAAAGGGCACTAATTTATGACTATATGCCTAATGGTTCACTTGAAAAGTATGCCTTCAAAGATGGCTATAAAGGTGGAAATACTTTAGGTTGGGAGAAATTGCTTGATATAGCAGTGGGCATTGCTCGAGGACTCGAATATCTCCACAGAGGATGCAATACCCGCATAGTGCATTTTGATATCAAGCCCCACAATATTCTATTGGATCAAAATTTCTGTCCAAAGATTTCTGATTTTGGACTAGCCAAGCAGTGCATCAATAAGGAAAGTGTTATTTCCATTGGTGGTGCAAGAGGAACAATAGGCTATATAGCCCCCGAGGTTTATTCGAAGCAATTTGGAGCAGTAAGTACCAAGTCTGATGTTTACAGTTACGGAATGATGGTTCTTGAGATGGTTGGGGCAAAGGATTATAAGAATATCACTCCAAATAGTGAATCTAGCAGCCAATATTTCCCACAATGGATTTATGAACATTTAGATGAATATTGTGTTAGTGCTTCTGAGATTAATGGAGAGACCTCGGAGATTGTAAGGAAGATGATAGTGGTTGGGTTGTGGTGCATACAGTTGAGTTCTACAGATCGTCCAACGATGACTAGAGTTGTCGAGATGCTTGAAGGGAGCACAATTAACATCGAATTGCCACCAA is drawn from Triticum dicoccoides isolate Atlit2015 ecotype Zavitan chromosome 6B, WEW_v2.0, whole genome shotgun sequence and contains these coding sequences:
- the LOC119325691 gene encoding LEAF RUST 10 DISEASE-RESISTANCE LOCUS RECEPTOR-LIKE PROTEIN KINASE-like 2.4, coding for MMLPGHALCRAEQGLFEDAPRKLLFNFLVVIFALEFVNETDLIAKTSALMAPDTHTPIMSPSQQWSSVQPMVSQTKVVTTSIAMSQHRQKKPYLSPSALSSVHSPFSVPSNSSISGASDLAFDSLDLSDPSVQRNRRSAEDIPHHMDAALPDAAPNTSAVSPQDGCCAPNMVQRRGSQNCQCVYPIRVELFLHNVSLNSNWSTEFLEELASQLNLRVTQFEIVNFYVVGTSGLNMTIDIGPHTGNSFSSDQATAMNYSLSMHTVRINPVLVGDYSLVNLMWFRPVAPAPGHGYSKTEFSTGHGYSKTRIKIYAIAGSSSIFMLLFALWLGYTKCRSKRKSKERAKIESFLQKNGTIHPKRYTYVQVKRMTRSFAEKLGQGGFGAVYRGDLSDGRRIAVKMLKDYKTDGDDFINEVASISRTSHVNVVTLLGFCLEGSKRALIYDYMPNGSLEKYAFKDGYKGGNTLGWEKLLDIAVGIARGLEYLHRGCNTRIVHFDIKPHNILLDQNFCPKISDFGLAKQCINKESVISIGGARGTIGYIAPEVYSKQFGAVSTKSDVYSYGMMVLEMVGAKDYKNITPNSESSSQYFPQWIYEHLDEYCVSASEINGETSEIVRKMIVVGLWCIQLSSTDRPTMTRVVEMLEGSTINIELPPTVLFS